A single window of Jiangella alkaliphila DNA harbors:
- a CDS encoding electron transfer flavoprotein subunit beta/FixA family protein codes for MKIVTLVKHVPDATADRTFNAADNTTDRAGVDGLLSELDEYAVEEALKISEAGDGVEIVALTMGPDGADAALKKALQMGADSGVHVVDDSLHGSDAPATAQVLAAAIRKIGDVDLVLTGMASTDGGMSVVPAMLAEHLGLAQVGFVGELTVSESAVTARRDGDVASETIEAALPAVVAVTDQINEPRYPSFKGIMAAKKKPVETWTLADLGVDAGAVGLGAAFSVVREVTKRPERAAGTVVTDEGDGGTKLAEFLAAQKFI; via the coding sequence ATGAAGATCGTCACTCTGGTCAAGCACGTTCCGGACGCCACCGCGGACCGGACCTTCAACGCCGCCGACAACACCACCGATCGTGCTGGTGTCGACGGCCTGCTGTCCGAGCTGGACGAGTACGCCGTCGAGGAGGCGCTGAAGATCTCCGAGGCCGGAGACGGCGTCGAGATCGTGGCCCTGACGATGGGCCCGGACGGCGCCGACGCCGCGCTGAAGAAGGCGCTGCAGATGGGTGCGGACTCCGGCGTGCACGTCGTCGACGACTCGCTGCACGGGTCCGACGCGCCGGCCACCGCCCAGGTGCTGGCGGCCGCGATCAGGAAGATCGGCGACGTCGACCTCGTCCTCACCGGCATGGCCTCGACCGATGGCGGCATGAGCGTCGTCCCGGCGATGCTGGCCGAGCACCTCGGGCTGGCGCAGGTGGGCTTCGTCGGCGAGCTGACGGTGTCGGAGTCGGCCGTGACCGCGCGGCGCGACGGCGACGTCGCGTCCGAGACGATCGAGGCGGCGCTGCCCGCCGTCGTCGCCGTCACCGACCAGATCAACGAGCCGCGGTACCCGTCGTTCAAGGGGATCATGGCGGCGAAGAAGAAGCCGGTCGAGACGTGGACGCTGGCCGACCTCGGGGTCGACGCCGGGGCCGTCGGGCTGGGTGCCGCGTTCTCCGTCGTGCGCGAGGTGACGAAGCGGCCGGAGCGCGCCGCCGGCACGGTCGTCACCGACGAGGGCGACGGCGGCACGAAGCTGGCCGAGTTCCTCGCCGCGCAGAAGTTCATCTGA
- a CDS encoding electron transfer flavoprotein subunit alpha/FixB family protein yields the protein MAEILVLVDHVDGTVRKTTLELLTLAARAGEPAAVFLGSGFDAARDTLGEYGAAKVYVVEAPEFEQFLVVPKAEALAQLAQSSGAAGVLITSSPEGKEIAARLAVKLGSGVLTDAVDVAADLSTTQSVFAGGYTVTAQVTTGTPVITVKPNAVTPEAVPGGTVAAEEKVAVAFSDAATNARIVDRSPRAATGRPELTEASIVVSGGRGTGGDFAPVEALADALGAAVGASRAAVDSGWYPHAYQVGQTGKTVSPQLYLAAGISGAIQHRAGMQTSKTIVVVNKDSEAPIFAMADFGVVGDLHTVLPQATAEIEKRKT from the coding sequence ATGGCTGAGATCCTGGTCCTGGTCGACCACGTCGACGGCACCGTCCGCAAGACCACGCTGGAGCTGCTGACGCTCGCGGCCCGCGCGGGTGAGCCCGCCGCCGTCTTCCTCGGCTCCGGCTTCGACGCGGCCCGCGACACGCTGGGTGAGTACGGCGCGGCGAAGGTGTACGTCGTCGAGGCGCCCGAGTTCGAGCAGTTCCTCGTGGTGCCGAAGGCCGAGGCGCTGGCGCAGCTGGCGCAGTCGTCCGGCGCGGCCGGGGTGCTGATCACCTCCTCGCCGGAGGGCAAGGAGATCGCGGCCCGGCTGGCCGTGAAGCTGGGCTCCGGCGTCCTCACCGACGCTGTCGATGTTGCCGCCGACCTGTCCACCACGCAGTCCGTCTTCGCCGGCGGGTACACCGTCACCGCACAGGTCACCACGGGCACGCCGGTCATCACGGTGAAGCCGAACGCGGTCACCCCCGAGGCGGTGCCGGGCGGGACCGTCGCCGCGGAGGAGAAGGTCGCGGTCGCGTTCTCCGACGCCGCCACCAATGCCCGCATCGTCGACCGCAGCCCGCGCGCGGCCACCGGGCGGCCGGAGCTGACCGAGGCGTCCATCGTCGTCTCGGGCGGACGCGGCACCGGCGGCGACTTCGCACCCGTGGAGGCGCTGGCCGACGCTCTCGGCGCGGCCGTCGGCGCGTCCCGGGCCGCCGTCGACTCCGGCTGGTACCCGCACGCCTACCAGGTCGGGCAGACCGGCAAGACGGTGTCGCCGCAGCTCTACCTCGCCGCGGGCATCTCCGGCGCCATCCAGCACCGGGCCGGCATGCAGACCTCGAAGACCATCGTCGTGGTCAACAAGGACTCCGAGGCGCCGATCTTCGCGATGGCCGACTTCGGCGTCGTCGGCGACCTCCACACCGTCCTGCCGCAGGCGACGGCAGAGATCGAGAAGCGCAAGACGTAA